A portion of the Chryseobacterium tructae genome contains these proteins:
- a CDS encoding T9SS type A sorting domain-containing protein: MKKMMLSAAIAVAGIMFGQQITLQHSFSTGEKAFAFAKGNDMFYITRETGNSLKIYNSNFVLIKTATFSLPTGYTLDIWYDSEQYPYAISKHIFNTDDNLEFLIAAKASSATSPAGVHTKLLLVNENGVVLKDFTPNTSVSFSGTYNVFHDAVSNTNKIIIENWDNNNDQVYDVFGLPTSVLAAKEIQNTTKLAAFPIPTSKTLTISNPGNGSNKVEVYDMTGKIVLNKLFGSSENTFSIDVENLTKGTYFYKIGDVSAKFIKN; encoded by the coding sequence ATGAAAAAAATGATGTTATCTGCTGCAATCGCAGTAGCAGGTATAATGTTCGGACAACAAATTACATTACAGCATTCCTTTTCTACCGGAGAAAAAGCATTTGCCTTTGCAAAAGGGAATGATATGTTTTATATTACCCGGGAAACCGGAAACAGTCTGAAAATCTATAATTCAAATTTTGTATTGATTAAGACTGCAACCTTTTCACTACCCACCGGATACACATTAGACATTTGGTATGATTCAGAGCAATATCCCTATGCTATATCTAAGCACATTTTCAATACTGATGACAATCTGGAATTTTTAATCGCAGCAAAAGCATCTTCTGCAACATCCCCAGCCGGAGTTCACACAAAATTACTTCTGGTTAACGAAAACGGAGTTGTCTTAAAAGATTTCACTCCAAATACAAGCGTTTCATTTTCTGGAACTTACAATGTATTCCATGATGCAGTTTCTAATACCAATAAAATTATCATTGAAAACTGGGACAATAACAATGATCAGGTGTATGATGTATTTGGTTTACCAACCTCTGTATTAGCAGCTAAAGAAATCCAGAATACAACTAAACTGGCAGCCTTCCCCATTCCTACAAGTAAAACCCTTACCATTTCAAACCCGGGAAACGGAAGCAATAAAGTAGAAGTTTATGATATGACCGGAAAGATTGTTTTAAATAAACTTTTCGGATCCAGTGAAAATACATTTTCTATAGACGTTGAAAACCTGACAAAAGGAACTTACTTTTACAAGATCGGAGATGTAAGTGCTAAGTTTATTAAAAATTAA
- a CDS encoding beta-lactamase family protein gives MKQFILTTVTLATSVMAYSQQKDQSAAIDQYVKEVIKTNQIPGLALGIIKDDRIIFQKYYGTETLESDKKVDSNSMFRIYSTSKLMTNVGIFQLIEKGQLSLEDPISKYIKNVPEQWQDIKVKNLITHSSGLPNLIAFNDILADDSNTKVIERLAKEKMDFKTGNEFRYNQTNYFLLTMIIEKITGQSFEDFILNNQFSDAKNQVIFSSNALEKIPNRVVKYNYNPEKKQYEKSTDVSGTRAHSANGIAITLPAFLKWSTHLSKNDFLNPKTKEMMWQPFDFGNKKDVFAYGWDISKVNNIVSYNFSGGNVSAYKIYPHHNMAIIMMSNGYNIFPVQYRMINHIASMIDKNLTDDYSLAEETIISEFSKKNNPDTERIYYSLKAKNSKWNFENTLNDIGYTLLRNSRMDEAIKVFVLNVKENPQSANAFDSLGEGYFYAKNYVLALENYKKSLNLNPENTNALKMIHTIEDLMKKK, from the coding sequence ATGAAACAATTCATTCTGACCACAGTAACTTTAGCCACTTCCGTAATGGCCTATTCTCAACAAAAAGATCAATCTGCAGCCATTGATCAGTATGTGAAAGAAGTGATTAAAACCAATCAGATTCCCGGTTTGGCTCTAGGAATAATAAAAGATGACCGGATTATTTTTCAAAAGTATTACGGTACAGAAACGCTGGAAAGTGATAAAAAGGTAGATTCAAATTCAATGTTCAGGATTTACTCCACATCAAAATTGATGACAAATGTTGGTATTTTTCAACTGATTGAAAAAGGACAATTATCTTTAGAAGATCCTATCTCCAAATATATTAAGAATGTACCTGAACAATGGCAAGATATTAAAGTAAAAAACCTGATTACACACTCCTCGGGACTTCCTAACCTTATTGCTTTTAACGATATTTTGGCGGATGACTCTAATACAAAAGTCATAGAACGGCTGGCTAAGGAAAAGATGGATTTTAAAACAGGAAATGAATTCAGATATAATCAGACGAATTATTTCCTTCTCACGATGATTATTGAAAAAATTACGGGACAATCTTTTGAAGATTTCATCCTGAACAATCAGTTTTCCGATGCTAAAAATCAAGTTATTTTCTCTTCAAACGCTCTCGAAAAGATTCCTAACCGTGTGGTAAAATACAATTACAATCCAGAAAAAAAGCAATATGAAAAATCTACGGATGTTAGCGGAACAAGAGCCCATTCCGCCAATGGCATTGCCATAACACTTCCTGCATTTTTAAAATGGAGTACTCACCTTAGCAAAAATGATTTTTTAAATCCAAAGACAAAAGAAATGATGTGGCAACCTTTTGATTTTGGTAACAAAAAGGATGTTTTTGCTTATGGTTGGGACATTAGTAAAGTGAATAATATAGTTTCTTACAATTTTTCTGGTGGAAATGTGAGCGCTTATAAAATATATCCACACCATAATATGGCTATCATTATGATGTCTAATGGATATAATATATTCCCTGTCCAGTACCGGATGATTAATCATATTGCATCTATGATTGATAAAAATTTGACAGACGACTATTCATTAGCAGAAGAAACCATTATCTCGGAATTTTCAAAAAAGAACAATCCTGATACGGAAAGAATCTATTATTCTCTTAAAGCAAAAAATTCAAAATGGAATTTTGAAAACACGTTGAATGACATAGGCTATACCCTATTGAGAAATTCAAGAATGGATGAAGCTATTAAAGTTTTTGTTTTAAATGTTAAGGAAAATCCACAATCGGCTAATGCTTTTGATAGTTTAGGTGAAGGGTATTTCTATGCAAAAAATTATGTTTTAGCTTTAGAAAATTATAAAAAATCATTAAACTTAAATCCGGAAAATACCAATGCCCTAAAAATGATTCACACCATAGAAGATCTGATGAAAAAGAAATAA
- a CDS encoding dihydrolipoamide acetyltransferase family protein, protein MAEYKLLLPSMGEGVMEATIITWLFNEGDNVKEDDSVVEIATDKVDSDVPTPVSGKIVKILKQKDEVAKVGEAIAILEIEGEGSASEEVTTETPAATPDTETLNTIEQPLQTTAVSNVEFSGDLYLSPLVKSIAQQENISETELKSIKGSGLEGRITKEDILAYVANRGNQPAQQAAPVQPTVSAPAPVSTPAATITAAAGDEIIPMDRMRKIIAENMVKAKQIAPHVTSFIETDVTNVVKWRAKNKAAFEKREGEKLTFMPIFVKAIVKAIQDFPMINVSISGENIIKKKNINIGMATALPDGNLIVPVIKNADQLSLSGLAKAINDLAYRARNKKLRPEDTQGATYTISNVGSFGNLMGTPIIPQPQVAILAIGAIVKKPAVLETADGDVIAIRNLMFMSHSYDHRVVDGSLGGMMLKHVHDYLENWDLNTEI, encoded by the coding sequence ATGGCAGAATACAAATTATTGCTTCCTTCCATGGGAGAAGGTGTTATGGAAGCGACAATTATCACTTGGTTATTCAATGAAGGTGATAACGTAAAAGAGGATGACTCTGTAGTAGAAATTGCAACAGATAAAGTAGATTCAGACGTTCCGACACCAGTTTCGGGGAAAATCGTAAAAATTTTAAAGCAAAAAGATGAAGTTGCAAAAGTAGGTGAGGCCATTGCTATTTTAGAAATTGAAGGAGAAGGTTCTGCTTCTGAGGAAGTAACCACTGAAACACCGGCAGCTACTCCGGACACTGAAACGTTAAACACAATTGAACAGCCTTTACAAACTACTGCTGTATCAAATGTAGAATTCTCTGGAGATCTTTATTTATCTCCACTTGTAAAATCAATTGCACAACAGGAAAATATTTCTGAAACTGAACTAAAATCTATCAAAGGAAGCGGTTTAGAAGGAAGAATTACCAAAGAAGATATCTTAGCTTACGTTGCTAACAGAGGAAACCAACCTGCTCAACAGGCTGCTCCGGTTCAGCCAACAGTTTCTGCACCAGCTCCAGTTTCTACACCGGCTGCAACAATTACTGCTGCTGCGGGAGATGAGATCATTCCAATGGACAGAATGAGAAAGATCATTGCTGAAAACATGGTGAAAGCTAAACAAATTGCTCCACACGTGACGTCTTTCATTGAAACAGATGTTACCAACGTTGTAAAATGGAGAGCTAAAAATAAAGCGGCCTTCGAAAAACGTGAAGGAGAAAAGCTTACTTTCATGCCTATCTTCGTGAAAGCTATTGTTAAAGCAATCCAGGATTTCCCAATGATTAATGTTTCTATTAGTGGTGAAAACATCATTAAGAAGAAAAACATCAACATTGGTATGGCTACTGCTCTACCAGACGGAAACCTTATTGTTCCTGTCATCAAGAATGCTGATCAGTTATCTCTTTCAGGTCTTGCTAAAGCAATCAATGATTTAGCATACAGAGCAAGAAACAAGAAATTAAGACCAGAAGATACTCAAGGAGCCACTTATACCATTTCTAACGTTGGAAGCTTTGGAAACCTTATGGGAACACCAATTATTCCTCAGCCTCAGGTTGCAATCCTTGCTATCGGAGCTATCGTTAAGAAACCTGCAGTTCTTGAAACGGCAGATGGTGACGTAATCGCCATCAGAAACTTAATGTTCATGTCTCACTCTTATGACCACAGAGTAGTAGATGGCTCTCTAGGAGGAATGATGCTTAAACACGTTCACGATTACCTTGAAAACTGGGATCTAAACACGGAAATATAA
- a CDS encoding SAM hydrolase/SAM-dependent halogenase family protein, which produces MSIITLTSDFGNLDYRVAAVKGKILSLNPEVNIIDITHDIQAFNLIQTSYIVRNAYKYFPKGSIHIISVDSFYNKSRKNILYKADGSYFLAADNGLLSLIFFDIKPEAIYEITLNNRFDDIINFTSTDIFVPAAVHLANGGLPEVIGRKIDSVKQLMFPRAVYNESEGMIIGEVTYIDNFGNIISNINKDFFENISKGYNGFTIKFRNLSLSRIFSGHTELVSDWERETEFHGQSAAIFNDSQLLELTIYKGSKKNGAKSLFGLNVGENIYIEFM; this is translated from the coding sequence ATGTCAATTATTACCCTTACTTCGGATTTCGGAAATTTAGATTACAGAGTTGCTGCTGTGAAAGGCAAAATTCTGTCTCTAAACCCTGAGGTTAATATTATTGATATAACCCACGACATCCAGGCATTCAATCTTATACAAACATCATATATTGTAAGAAACGCTTATAAATACTTTCCTAAAGGCAGTATCCATATCATTTCTGTAGATAGTTTTTACAATAAATCAAGAAAAAATATTCTTTATAAAGCTGATGGATCTTACTTTCTGGCCGCCGATAATGGCCTTTTAAGTCTGATTTTTTTTGACATCAAGCCTGAAGCGATCTATGAGATCACGCTGAATAATCGTTTTGACGATATTATCAACTTTACTTCTACGGACATTTTCGTTCCGGCAGCTGTACATCTTGCTAACGGTGGTCTTCCTGAGGTAATTGGAAGGAAAATAGATTCTGTTAAGCAATTGATGTTCCCCAGAGCGGTTTATAATGAGTCTGAAGGAATGATCATTGGTGAAGTCACCTATATTGATAATTTCGGAAATATAATTTCAAATATCAACAAAGATTTCTTTGAAAATATCAGCAAAGGATACAATGGTTTTACCATAAAATTCAGGAACCTGAGTCTTTCGAGGATCTTTTCTGGGCATACAGAATTGGTTTCAGACTGGGAAAGGGAAACGGAATTTCATGGGCAATCTGCTGCAATTTTCAATGACAGTCAGTTATTGGAGCTTACTATCTATAAAGGAAGTAAGAAAAACGGAGCTAAAAGCCTGTTTGGATTGAATGTAGGTGAAAATATCTATATTGAATTCATGTAA
- a CDS encoding PhoH family protein, whose product MFELTYDLEEIDAKIFYGVNNQYFNLLKSSFPTIKITGRDHYIFAMGNQEALDILKQKLDDIVKFISKNNSIGLKDVENILNIKDENEKHLIFDQDIIVKGVNGKVIKAKTTNLKKLVKETEKKDMVFAIGPAGTGKTYTSVALAARALKDKEVKRIVLTRPAVEAGESLGFLPGDLKEKLDPYLQPLYDALRDMIPHEKLEGFIEKKVIEVAPLAFMRGRTLDDAFVILDEAQNTTHAQMKMFLTRMGMNAKFIITGDPSQIDLPKNQQSGLKEAMRILSGVKEIGFVYLTEEDVVRHPVVRKIILAYNDEEKRLRND is encoded by the coding sequence ATGTTTGAATTGACCTATGATCTGGAAGAAATCGACGCGAAAATCTTCTATGGAGTTAATAACCAATATTTCAACTTACTAAAATCAAGCTTCCCAACCATTAAAATTACAGGAAGAGATCATTATATCTTTGCCATGGGTAACCAGGAAGCATTAGACATACTAAAGCAAAAGCTGGATGACATTGTAAAATTTATCTCAAAAAATAATTCAATAGGTCTAAAAGACGTTGAAAATATTCTGAATATTAAAGATGAGAATGAAAAGCATCTGATTTTTGACCAGGATATTATTGTAAAAGGGGTAAATGGGAAAGTCATTAAAGCTAAAACAACCAATCTTAAAAAACTTGTAAAAGAAACTGAGAAAAAGGATATGGTGTTTGCTATTGGCCCTGCCGGAACCGGAAAAACGTATACCAGTGTAGCGTTGGCAGCAAGAGCTTTGAAAGATAAGGAAGTGAAAAGAATTGTTCTGACAAGACCCGCTGTAGAAGCAGGAGAGAGTCTGGGATTCTTGCCAGGAGACCTTAAAGAAAAGCTAGATCCTTATTTGCAGCCTCTATATGATGCCCTTCGTGATATGATTCCTCATGAAAAGCTGGAAGGCTTTATAGAAAAGAAGGTTATTGAGGTGGCTCCTTTAGCCTTTATGAGAGGGCGTACGCTAGACGATGCTTTTGTAATTCTTGATGAAGCACAGAATACGACTCATGCTCAGATGAAAATGTTCCTGACAAGGATGGGGATGAATGCTAAATTTATCATTACCGGAGATCCAAGCCAGATTGACCTTCCAAAAAACCAGCAATCGGGATTGAAAGAAGCCATGAGGATTTTGAGTGGAGTGAAGGAGATAGGTTTCGTGTATCTTACAGAGGAAGATGTGGTAAGGCACCCAGTAGTAAGGAAGATTATTCTTGCTTATAATGATGAAGAGAAAAGATTGAGAAATGACTAA
- a CDS encoding porin family protein, with protein MKKLLLIAAVAVLGVTANAQEFKFGPKAGYSLSMLKASGEGHTYNFDAKSTFYAGAMVEYKFNDKFAVQGEVLYSQLGGKQEETINYDLMGVSVTGTQKSDWKIGTVQVPVSAKYYATENLAFALGLNVGIVTSAKIKTTANLTATGGGQTATDSTSDTVDAKDHMNKLNLAPFVGAEYTLENGLFFDARYNLGVSNLMKKEDGENGTLKNSFVQVGVGFKFGGN; from the coding sequence ATGAAAAAACTTTTACTTATTGCAGCCGTTGCTGTATTGGGAGTTACTGCAAATGCGCAGGAATTTAAATTTGGACCTAAAGCAGGTTATTCTTTATCAATGCTTAAAGCAAGTGGTGAAGGGCACACTTACAATTTTGATGCAAAATCTACTTTCTATGCTGGTGCTATGGTTGAATATAAATTCAACGATAAGTTTGCAGTACAAGGTGAAGTATTGTATTCTCAATTAGGAGGTAAACAAGAAGAAACTATTAACTATGATCTAATGGGAGTTTCTGTTACAGGTACTCAAAAATCAGACTGGAAAATAGGTACAGTACAGGTTCCTGTGAGTGCTAAATATTATGCTACGGAAAATCTAGCATTCGCTTTAGGACTTAACGTAGGAATTGTTACTTCTGCAAAAATTAAAACAACAGCTAATTTAACTGCAACAGGAGGTGGTCAAACAGCTACTGATTCAACAAGTGACACTGTGGATGCTAAAGATCATATGAATAAATTGAATTTAGCTCCATTTGTAGGTGCAGAATACACTCTTGAAAATGGATTATTCTTTGATGCAAGATATAACTTAGGTGTTTCTAACTTGATGAAAAAGGAAGATGGTGAAAACGGAACACTAAAGAACAGTTTTGTTCAAGTAGGTGTAGGTTTCAAATTCGGAGGAAACTAA
- a CDS encoding outer membrane beta-barrel protein has translation MKKVLLAGAVALFGLSNAQIAKGTTYLSGQVSYSQTEDNNDNSKVESIKILPTVGYFVNTNLAVGLGLGYKNGKDTNTTTSLTGAVTELEKSKPAFVVAPFVRKYWTIGEKLYIFGQLEVPMEFGQNKVEGTTTTTNGGNTTVTSASTKNNYTSIGVNVKPGLDYFLNKNWTIEATIGEFGYNTSKENVDGAKRVNNYDFGLNLKAVTFGVKYVFAK, from the coding sequence ATGAAAAAAGTATTATTAGCGGGTGCTGTTGCACTTTTTGGTTTATCAAATGCTCAGATTGCTAAAGGAACTACATATTTATCAGGACAAGTTAGTTATTCTCAAACAGAAGACAACAACGATAACAGTAAAGTAGAAAGCATTAAAATTCTTCCAACTGTAGGTTATTTCGTAAACACTAACTTAGCAGTAGGTTTAGGTTTAGGTTATAAAAACGGTAAAGATACTAATACAACGACAAGTTTAACTGGTGCTGTAACTGAGCTTGAAAAATCTAAGCCAGCATTCGTTGTAGCTCCTTTCGTAAGAAAGTATTGGACTATTGGAGAAAAATTATACATCTTCGGTCAATTAGAAGTTCCAATGGAATTTGGTCAAAATAAAGTAGAAGGTACTACTACAACTACAAACGGTGGAAACACAACTGTTACTTCTGCTTCTACTAAAAATAACTACACTTCAATCGGTGTTAACGTTAAGCCAGGTTTAGATTATTTCTTAAACAAAAACTGGACTATTGAAGCTACTATCGGTGAATTCGGATACAACACTTCAAAAGAAAATGTTGACGGAGCTAAGAGAGTTAACAACTATGACTTTGGGTTAAACCTAAAAGCTGTAACTTTCGGAGTTAAGTATGTATTTGCAAAATAA
- a CDS encoding porin family protein, which produces MKRILLASAIALFAGLNAQTTFGVKAGYALSTLNLNENDVQFNGVGASMKSKSGFYVGALVEHKFNNKFAIQGEVEYANLGGTAEVSLPYGTKVTENISINKIVIPVSAKYYVTPELGVYAGPYMAIRTNTSVKMTVSGLPAGTTADPNAIKEGENIVAKEFSSLMKQTDFGLFLGADYNVYKGLFVEARYSFGLTNMVKTKVDNENVKMNFLQIGVGYKFK; this is translated from the coding sequence ATGAAAAGAATTTTATTAGCATCTGCAATTGCATTATTTGCAGGGCTAAATGCACAAACTACATTTGGTGTAAAAGCAGGGTACGCATTATCAACATTGAACTTAAATGAGAATGATGTTCAGTTTAATGGAGTAGGAGCAAGTATGAAATCAAAATCAGGGTTCTATGTAGGGGCTTTGGTGGAACACAAATTCAACAATAAATTTGCAATTCAGGGAGAAGTAGAATATGCAAATTTAGGAGGTACGGCAGAAGTATCTTTACCATACGGGACAAAAGTAACTGAAAATATTAGTATTAACAAAATTGTAATTCCTGTTTCTGCAAAATATTATGTAACTCCTGAATTAGGTGTTTATGCAGGTCCTTATATGGCCATAAGAACTAATACAAGTGTTAAAATGACAGTGTCAGGCTTGCCTGCTGGTACTACAGCAGATCCAAATGCTATCAAAGAGGGTGAAAATATCGTAGCAAAAGAATTTTCTAGTCTTATGAAGCAAACCGATTTTGGATTGTTTTTAGGGGCGGATTACAACGTGTACAAAGGTTTATTCGTGGAGGCGCGTTATAGTTTTGGTTTAACCAATATGGTGAAGACTAAAGTTGACAATGAGAATGTGAAAATGAACTTTTTACAGATTGGTGTCGGATATAAATTTAAATAA